The following are encoded in a window of Bacteroidota bacterium genomic DNA:
- the crtI gene encoding phytoene desaturase: protein MVKQNNLEKRTAIVIGAGFAGLSAACHLAKEGFSVTILEKNNQAGGRARKFITNGFTFDMGPSWYWMPDVFESFFNSFGKKVSDYYQLERLSPSYRVFFSDNDHVDVPADLDGLYNLFEATEKGAGNKLRDFLKEAAYKYDVGINDLVYKPGESISEFIDKRVLSGVFRLHIFQSFHDYVRKYFSNPKLIQLLEFPVLFLGAQPKDIPALYSLMNYADMSLGTWYPKGGMHKIVEGMVSLAKELGVQIKLSETVSKINTESRRVASVTTDKGSYVCDVLVGGADYHHVEQHLLEKDSRSYTPEYWDKRKLAPSCVIFYLGVNKQLDNLLHHNLFFDTNFDIHSKDIYDKPKWPDNPLFYVSAPSKTDSTVAPEGCENLFILIPVAPGLIDTVEVRESLFEKVIARMEKKTGERIKENIVYRKDYAFTDFVKDYNAFKGNAYGLSNTLWQTANLKPKLKSKKLKNLYFTGQLTVPGPGVPPALISGKVAATQIIKDFN, encoded by the coding sequence ATGGTTAAACAAAATAATTTAGAAAAGAGAACGGCTATTGTAATAGGAGCAGGTTTTGCGGGTTTGTCTGCTGCTTGCCATTTAGCAAAAGAAGGTTTTTCTGTAACTATTTTGGAAAAGAATAATCAAGCAGGAGGCAGAGCTAGAAAATTTATAACAAATGGGTTTACGTTTGATATGGGACCAAGTTGGTATTGGATGCCGGATGTTTTTGAGTCATTTTTTAACTCATTTGGAAAAAAAGTAAGCGATTATTATCAACTTGAACGTTTATCTCCTTCCTACAGAGTTTTCTTTTCAGACAATGATCATGTTGATGTTCCTGCGGATTTAGATGGATTATACAATTTATTTGAGGCAACAGAGAAAGGGGCAGGGAATAAGTTACGTGATTTTTTAAAAGAAGCCGCCTATAAGTATGATGTAGGTATTAATGATTTGGTTTATAAACCAGGTGAATCTATATCAGAATTTATTGATAAAAGAGTTTTGTCGGGTGTTTTTCGTTTGCATATTTTTCAGTCGTTTCATGATTATGTTAGAAAATACTTTTCTAACCCCAAGCTCATTCAGCTATTAGAATTTCCGGTGCTTTTTCTAGGGGCGCAGCCCAAAGATATTCCCGCATTGTATAGTTTAATGAATTATGCTGATATGTCGCTTGGTACTTGGTATCCTAAAGGAGGAATGCATAAAATAGTAGAGGGGATGGTAAGTTTGGCTAAAGAATTAGGTGTACAAATTAAGTTGTCTGAAACTGTTTCAAAAATAAATACCGAAAGTAGGCGAGTTGCTTCTGTTACAACAGATAAGGGAAGTTATGTGTGTGATGTACTTGTTGGTGGTGCAGACTATCATCATGTTGAGCAGCATTTGCTTGAAAAGGACAGCAGGTCATATACGCCAGAATATTGGGATAAGCGGAAACTAGCTCCTTCGTGTGTTATATTTTATTTAGGTGTAAATAAGCAACTAGATAATTTACTTCACCATAATTTGTTTTTCGACACAAACTTTGATATTCATTCTAAAGATATTTACGACAAGCCTAAATGGCCTGATAACCCATTGTTTTATGTTTCCGCTCCATCTAAAACAGATTCAACTGTTGCGCCAGAGGGATGTGAAAATTTATTCATTTTGATTCCTGTTGCCCCCGGATTGATTGATACGGTAGAGGTGCGAGAGAGTTTGTTTGAAAAAGTAATTGCTCGCATGGAGAAAAAAACAGGAGAACGAATAAAAGAAAATATTGTTTATAGGAAAGATTACGCATTTACTGACTTTGTAAAAGATTACAATGCCTTTAAAGGAAATGCGTATGGACTGTCTAATACACTTTGGCAAACAGCAAATTTAAAACCCAAATTAAAAAGCAAAAAACTTAAGAACTTATATTTTACCGGGCAGTTAACTGTTCCGGGGCCAGGAGTTCCTCCCGCTCTTATTTCGGGGAAAGTTGCAGCTACTCAAATAATAAAAGACTTTAATTAA
- a CDS encoding type IIA DNA topoisomerase subunit B, whose product MSDKVKYNEDSIKTLEWNEHIRLRPGMYIGKLGDGSSPDDGIYILLKEVIDNCIDEFVMGNGKVIDITIKDKLVTVRDYGRGIPLGKVVDVVSKINTGAKYDSEAFKKSVGLNGVGTKAVNALSSAFTVQSFREGKTKSAEFNIGNLLKESKLTSSNDKEGTFVSFIPDEKIFGKYHYINEYVEKMLWNYAYLNVGLKLIFNGNEFISKNGLLDLLNQNLSGPVLYQPIHLSGNDIEVAMTHAETQYGEEYYSFVNGAHTTQGGTHQAAFREAVVKTIRDFYKKDFEAVDIRTSIIAAVSIKVQEPVFESQTKTKLGSQDVGPKGPSVKAFIGDFLKQELDNYLHKHPELAQNLLAKILQSERERKELSGIQKLARDRAKKASLHNRKLRDCRVHYDTNHDRRLETSLFICEGDSASGSITKVRDVNTQAVFSLKGKPLNAFGLTKKVVYENEEFNLLQSALNIEDGLENLRYNNVILATDADVDGMHIRLLLLTFFLQFFPDLVKNGHLYILQTPLFRVRNKKETIYCYSDEERQRAIQKLGTKPEITRFKGLGEISPDEFKNFIGKDIRLEPVIIGKETTISELLSYYMGKNTPERQDFIIDNLKVEMDLVEDSI is encoded by the coding sequence ATGTCAGATAAAGTAAAATACAACGAAGACAGTATTAAGACCCTTGAGTGGAATGAGCATATACGCTTACGCCCTGGTATGTACATAGGAAAATTAGGAGATGGCTCTTCGCCTGATGACGGTATTTATATACTACTTAAAGAGGTTATAGATAACTGTATTGACGAGTTTGTAATGGGCAATGGAAAAGTCATTGACATTACCATTAAAGATAAACTAGTAACAGTGCGCGATTACGGTCGAGGAATTCCGTTAGGAAAAGTAGTCGATGTAGTTTCTAAGATTAATACTGGAGCTAAATATGACTCAGAGGCATTTAAAAAATCGGTAGGATTAAACGGTGTGGGTACGAAAGCTGTAAATGCTTTGTCTAGTGCTTTTACTGTTCAATCTTTTAGAGAAGGTAAAACCAAATCTGCAGAATTTAATATTGGCAATCTACTTAAAGAATCTAAATTAACTAGCTCAAATGATAAGGAAGGAACTTTTGTGTCCTTTATTCCTGACGAAAAAATATTTGGCAAGTATCACTACATAAATGAATATGTAGAAAAAATGCTTTGGAACTACGCATACTTAAACGTAGGACTAAAGCTTATTTTCAATGGCAACGAATTTATTTCAAAAAACGGATTGCTGGATTTGTTAAATCAAAATTTGAGTGGTCCGGTATTATATCAACCAATACATCTTAGTGGTAATGATATAGAGGTTGCAATGACCCACGCAGAAACGCAGTATGGAGAAGAGTATTATTCTTTTGTAAATGGAGCGCATACTACACAAGGCGGAACACACCAAGCTGCTTTTAGAGAGGCAGTTGTAAAAACTATTCGGGATTTTTACAAGAAAGACTTTGAGGCAGTTGACATTAGAACATCAATTATTGCGGCTGTAAGTATAAAAGTTCAAGAACCGGTTTTTGAATCGCAAACAAAAACAAAGCTTGGCTCGCAGGATGTTGGGCCCAAAGGACCTAGTGTAAAAGCTTTTATTGGCGATTTTTTAAAACAAGAACTAGATAATTATTTACATAAGCACCCCGAATTAGCACAAAACCTATTAGCAAAAATCCTTCAATCTGAACGCGAAAGGAAAGAGCTTTCGGGCATACAAAAGCTAGCAAGAGACAGAGCAAAAAAAGCATCACTACACAATAGAAAGCTACGTGATTGCAGAGTTCATTACGATACCAACCACGATAGACGTCTAGAAACAAGTTTATTCATTTGTGAAGGTGATTCAGCTAGTGGGTCTATTACAAAAGTACGCGATGTAAATACACAAGCTGTATTTAGCTTAAAAGGTAAACCTCTTAACGCCTTCGGACTTACCAAAAAAGTAGTATACGAAAACGAAGAATTTAATTTATTGCAAAGTGCACTAAACATAGAAGACGGACTAGAAAACTTACGTTATAACAATGTAATTTTAGCAACTGATGCCGATGTGGATGGTATGCACATTCGTTTACTATTACTAACCTTCTTTTTGCAATTTTTTCCTGACTTGGTAAAAAATGGGCATTTATACATTTTACAAACTCCTTTATTTAGGGTTCGTAATAAAAAAGAAACCATTTATTGTTACTCCGATGAAGAGCGCCAAAGAGCAATTCAAAAACTTGGCACAAAACCTGAAATAACCCGATTTAAGGGACTTGGAGAAATATCGCCTGATGAGTTTAAGAATTTCATTGGAAAGGATATTCGCTTGGAACCTGTAATTATTGGAAAGGAAACCACCATCTCAGAATTGCTTAGCTACTACATGGGTAAAAACACACCAGAACGCCAAGATTTTATTATTGATAATTTAAAAGTAGAAATGGACTTGGTAGAAGATTCTATTTAA
- a CDS encoding HIT family protein, protein MKKIADCIFCKIAAGEVPSYKVWEDEKHLAFLSIFPNTKGFTVVIPKQHYSSYCFDLPDTVLTELILATKKVGKLLDKSFENVGRTAMITEGFGVDHVHTKLIPLHGTGDMTTWKPINSSNKKYFTQYEGYVSSHDCDKADDAELKIIAEQIRQNN, encoded by the coding sequence ATGAAAAAAATTGCTGATTGTATATTTTGTAAAATAGCTGCGGGAGAAGTTCCCTCCTATAAAGTTTGGGAAGATGAAAAGCATTTGGCTTTTTTATCTATTTTTCCTAACACTAAGGGCTTTACGGTTGTTATTCCAAAACAACATTATTCCAGTTATTGCTTCGATTTACCAGATACCGTTTTAACAGAACTAATACTTGCAACCAAAAAAGTAGGAAAACTGCTTGACAAATCATTTGAAAATGTTGGTCGTACAGCTATGATCACAGAAGGATTTGGGGTCGACCACGTGCACACCAAGCTAATTCCGTTGCACGGCACCGGAGATATGACAACATGGAAACCTATCAACTCTTCAAATAAAAAATATTTTACACAATATGAAGGCTATGTATCTTCCCACGATTGCGATAAAGCAGACGATGCAGAATTAAAAATAATTGCAGAACAAATTAGACAAAATAATTAA
- a CDS encoding DNA gyrase/topoisomerase IV subunit A, with protein MSELTNNSEENNTNENHNIIHLNGMYKNWFLDYASYVILERAVPYVDDGLKPVQRRLLHSLWELEDGRYNKVANVIGHTMKYHPHGDASIGDAMVQIGQKDLLIDTQGNWGNILTGDSAAAPRYIEARLSKFALEVAFNPKTTVWQSSYDGRNKEPIALPIKFPLLLAQGVEGIAVGLACKILPHNFNELIDASINILKGKKTNIQPDFLTGGMADFTDYNDGLRGGKIRIRAKISQVDKKNLVITEIPFSTTTTSVIDSIVAANDKGKIKIKKVEDNTSENVEILIHLIPGTDIDKTIDALYAFTDCEISISPNACIIENDKPRFVGVNEILKVSTDRTLQLLKSELEIEKSELQEQWHFSSLEKIFIKEEKYIDFKKYSDKKELFEYLYECFKPHKRKLIRDIADEDLDKLTKIPMIRITRFDSIKADDVMKELEARLEQVNQHLANLVEFAIEYFKNLKKKYGEGRERKTEIKTFDTIVATRVAIANVKLYVNREEGFIGTSLRKDEFVVDCSDLDDVIVFRKDGVMKVVKISEKTFVGKDILYVNVFKKNDTNTIYNLMYRDGKNGLTMMKRFTVSGVTRDKEYNLTKGTDDSQIIYFTANPNGEAELVNVQLKPVAGVRKLDLDVNFAELAVKGRDSVGNIVTKYAVKKVVLKQKGKAVISAIKIWFDDSVHRLNTDARGIYLGEFLPEDKILTITQSGNYKLTGFDLSTHFDDDIVLIEKFYPKQPVTAIYFDGEAKTYFVKRFLIEPTDKKVLFISEAEGSYLEIATTHIAPTVEVKFAKVKDKEIPSEKIVLSEFIEVKGLKAKGNKLSNNKIKQVDLTSLMPLKGSTTDDFEDDELSPMEKLRKANDSDKKPGGSNSEQISMNL; from the coding sequence ATGTCAGAATTAACTAACAATTCAGAAGAAAACAATACAAACGAAAACCATAATATCATACACCTAAATGGTATGTATAAAAATTGGTTTTTAGATTATGCATCCTATGTAATTTTAGAACGTGCTGTACCTTATGTTGACGATGGACTAAAACCAGTACAGCGAAGACTATTGCATTCATTGTGGGAATTGGAAGATGGTCGTTACAACAAAGTTGCCAACGTAATTGGGCATACGATGAAGTATCATCCACACGGAGATGCTTCTATTGGTGATGCTATGGTGCAAATAGGGCAAAAAGATCTTCTTATTGATACTCAAGGTAACTGGGGAAATATACTAACAGGAGATAGCGCAGCTGCTCCACGTTATATAGAAGCTCGCTTATCTAAATTTGCGTTAGAAGTAGCCTTTAATCCTAAAACAACTGTTTGGCAATCTAGTTATGATGGAAGAAACAAAGAACCAATAGCCTTACCAATTAAATTTCCTTTGCTATTGGCACAAGGTGTTGAAGGAATCGCAGTTGGATTAGCTTGTAAAATTTTACCGCATAATTTCAATGAGTTAATCGATGCATCAATAAATATCCTTAAAGGGAAAAAGACTAATATTCAACCTGACTTTTTAACGGGCGGGATGGCTGACTTTACCGACTATAACGATGGATTGAGAGGTGGAAAAATACGTATTAGAGCCAAAATAAGCCAAGTTGACAAAAAGAACTTGGTAATTACTGAAATTCCTTTTTCTACTACAACCACATCTGTTATTGATAGTATTGTTGCTGCCAACGATAAAGGAAAAATAAAAATAAAAAAAGTTGAAGACAATACTTCTGAAAATGTTGAAATACTAATACATCTTATCCCGGGTACAGATATAGACAAAACGATTGATGCTCTTTATGCATTTACAGATTGTGAAATATCCATATCCCCAAATGCATGTATTATTGAAAATGATAAACCTCGCTTTGTTGGAGTTAACGAGATTTTAAAAGTATCTACAGATAGAACACTTCAGCTTCTTAAAAGTGAATTAGAAATTGAAAAATCTGAATTACAAGAACAATGGCATTTCTCTTCTCTTGAAAAAATATTTATCAAGGAGGAAAAGTACATCGACTTTAAAAAATATTCCGACAAAAAAGAATTATTCGAATACCTCTATGAATGTTTTAAGCCTCATAAACGCAAACTAATTAGAGACATTGCTGATGAAGATTTAGACAAGCTTACAAAAATACCAATGATACGTATTACTCGTTTCGACAGCATTAAAGCAGACGATGTAATGAAAGAATTGGAGGCAAGATTGGAGCAAGTAAATCAGCACTTAGCTAACCTAGTTGAATTTGCAATAGAGTATTTCAAAAATCTGAAAAAGAAATATGGAGAAGGACGCGAACGCAAAACAGAAATAAAAACATTTGATACTATTGTAGCTACACGAGTAGCTATTGCCAACGTAAAGCTTTATGTAAACAGAGAAGAAGGATTTATAGGCACTTCGTTACGTAAAGATGAATTTGTGGTAGATTGTTCTGATCTAGATGATGTAATTGTCTTTAGAAAAGACGGAGTAATGAAGGTTGTTAAAATTTCTGAAAAAACATTTGTGGGTAAAGACATTTTGTATGTAAATGTTTTTAAAAAAAACGACACAAATACAATTTACAACCTCATGTACAGAGATGGAAAGAATGGATTAACAATGATGAAGCGCTTTACAGTTTCCGGTGTTACAAGAGACAAAGAATACAACTTAACAAAAGGTACAGACGACTCTCAGATAATTTATTTTACTGCAAATCCAAATGGAGAAGCCGAATTAGTTAATGTGCAACTAAAACCTGTTGCAGGAGTTAGAAAACTAGATTTGGATGTAAACTTTGCAGAGCTAGCTGTTAAAGGGCGCGATTCTGTTGGGAATATTGTAACTAAATACGCTGTAAAAAAAGTTGTCTTAAAACAAAAAGGCAAAGCAGTTATTTCTGCAATTAAAATTTGGTTTGACGATTCTGTACATCGCTTAAATACCGATGCAAGAGGAATTTACCTTGGAGAATTTTTGCCTGAAGATAAAATTTTAACAATTACTCAATCCGGCAACTACAAACTTACCGGCTTCGATCTCTCTACTCATTTTGACGATGACATTGTTTTAATCGAAAAATTTTATCCTAAACAACCTGTAACAGCAATTTATTTTGATGGAGAAGCAAAAACATATTTTGTAAAACGATTCCTAATTGAACCAACTGATAAGAAAGTATTATTTATTTCAGAAGCAGAAGGCTCTTACCTTGAAATTGCTACTACACATATTGCTCCTACTGTTGAAGTGAAATTTGCCAAAGTAAAGGACAAAGAAATACCAAGCGAAAAAATTGTATTGTCCGAATTTATTGAAGTAAAAGGATTAAAAGCAAAGGGGAACAAGCTGTCTAATAACAAAATAAAACAAGTTGACTTAACAAGCCTTATGCCTCTAAAAGGTTCAACTACAGATGATTTTGAAGATGACGAATTATCTCCAATGGAAAAGCTTCGAAAAGCAAATGATTCTGATAAAAAACCAGGAGGTAGTAATTCTGAGCAAATTAGTATGAATTTATAA
- a CDS encoding DUF4080 domain-containing protein, producing MRILLTTLNAKYIHSNLAIRLLYQLNKSFDGLEWKEFTIKESKVDIANYCSSYTVVAFSCYIWNITPTIAVIKELKKINPHITIVLGGPEVSYEWQEIIALPEVDYIIVGEGEIPFRQFIESFPNVTNVAGLVRKTTEGVVHNPAPVMFDLKELEHINPYSDDNVEELKNRVLYLETSRGCPYKCEFCLASLDNKVRYLPNDSIKATLLYLMKHGKVIKFLDRTFNVKKDFTLDIFKFILEHHHPDNVFQFEITADIVHPDIIKYINEHVPPNLFRFEIGIQTVNQKANLEVSRKQNFEKTKGVINALSSKIEMHLDLIVGLPLDYWDDIKYSFEEVFKLFAPELQLGFLKFLKGTPVRDKHNQHEFVFDPMPPYQIIESKYLSKVERTKIVDLENILEIYWNKKKAINTLKYVTSKYSVFDFFIELGNFFKLVSDFHKHSLEETYVILDKYANEYFPNDTVLKELIAIDYHVYHKVKPKNLFKEDLEQKAKYELLLNQNLNHHKNRYIVLPISFDFDEFLSSQTIKLGNYPLIIQYNGISKPEIVSPKNYNGLLEHSNLEH from the coding sequence ATGCGTATTCTTCTTACAACTCTTAATGCGAAATATATTCATTCTAATTTAGCTATTAGGTTGTTGTACCAATTAAACAAGAGCTTTGATGGGCTAGAGTGGAAGGAATTTACTATAAAAGAATCAAAAGTTGACATAGCAAATTATTGTTCTAGTTATACGGTAGTGGCATTTAGTTGCTATATCTGGAATATTACGCCTACCATTGCCGTTATAAAGGAATTAAAAAAAATAAATCCACACATTACAATAGTGTTGGGCGGTCCTGAGGTAAGTTATGAATGGCAAGAAATAATAGCATTGCCGGAGGTTGATTACATAATCGTAGGGGAGGGGGAAATTCCATTTAGACAATTTATAGAATCGTTCCCTAATGTAACTAATGTTGCAGGGCTGGTAAGAAAAACAACCGAAGGTGTAGTGCATAATCCTGCTCCTGTAATGTTTGATTTAAAGGAGCTCGAACATATTAATCCATACTCAGACGACAATGTTGAGGAGTTGAAAAATAGAGTTTTGTATTTAGAAACATCACGCGGATGTCCGTACAAGTGCGAATTTTGTTTGGCTAGTTTGGATAATAAAGTTCGCTATTTACCTAACGATAGTATTAAAGCAACGTTGTTGTATTTAATGAAACATGGAAAGGTAATTAAGTTTTTAGATAGAACATTTAATGTAAAAAAGGACTTCACACTTGATATATTCAAATTTATATTGGAACATCATCATCCGGATAATGTTTTTCAATTCGAAATTACAGCCGATATTGTTCATCCGGACATTATTAAGTATATAAACGAACATGTGCCTCCAAACTTGTTTAGGTTCGAGATAGGAATACAAACTGTTAATCAAAAGGCAAACTTAGAAGTAAGTAGAAAACAAAATTTCGAAAAAACAAAAGGTGTAATAAATGCCTTGTCTAGTAAAATTGAAATGCATCTCGATTTAATTGTTGGGCTACCGTTAGATTATTGGGATGATATAAAATATAGTTTTGAAGAAGTATTTAAATTGTTTGCTCCGGAACTGCAACTTGGGTTTCTTAAGTTTTTGAAAGGTACTCCGGTGCGAGACAAACATAATCAACATGAATTTGTGTTTGATCCAATGCCACCGTATCAAATTATAGAGAGTAAATATTTGTCTAAAGTAGAACGTACTAAAATAGTAGATTTAGAAAATATATTGGAGATTTACTGGAATAAGAAAAAAGCAATTAATACGCTGAAATACGTTACTTCGAAATACAGTGTTTTTGATTTTTTTATTGAATTAGGTAATTTTTTTAAGTTAGTAAGCGATTTTCATAAACACTCTTTGGAAGAAACGTATGTTATATTGGATAAGTATGCTAATGAGTATTTTCCGAATGATACGGTGCTTAAAGAGCTTATTGCTATTGATTATCATGTGTACCACAAAGTAAAACCGAAAAATTTATTTAAAGAAGATTTAGAACAAAAAGCGAAGTATGAGCTTTTGTTAAATCAAAATTTAAATCATCATAAAAACAGATACATTGTATTGCCTATCTCTTTTGATTTTGACGAATTTCTTTCTTCACAAACAATAAAGCTTGGTAATTACCCACTAATTATACAATACAACGGAATTAGTAAGCCAGAGATTGTTTCTCCTAAAAACTATAACGGATTGTTAGAGCATAGTAATTTGGAACACTAA
- a CDS encoding membrane protein insertion efficiency factor YidD, whose product MLLQVFALLSVAQTKSDWGIALSKEFPDSRFNERKVSYLFADKKNVFVKYNPVSLFFGGSLFVYQKYISKQLGADCPYEISCSSFSRQVIRTYGLLKGIPLTADRLTRCTAMAKRDFNYYHLRETSNRIIDSVETYQHLHY is encoded by the coding sequence GTGTTGCTGCAAGTATTTGCACTTTTATCTGTTGCTCAAACAAAGAGTGACTGGGGTATAGCGTTAAGCAAAGAGTTTCCGGATAGTCGATTCAACGAAAGAAAAGTTTCGTACTTGTTTGCCGACAAAAAAAATGTTTTTGTAAAGTACAATCCTGTGAGTTTGTTTTTTGGAGGCTCGTTATTTGTTTACCAAAAATATATTTCGAAACAATTAGGTGCAGATTGTCCTTATGAAATAAGCTGTTCGTCTTTTAGTCGCCAAGTAATACGCACCTACGGATTGCTAAAAGGAATTCCGCTTACGGCAGATAGGCTTACAAGATGCACTGCAATGGCAAAAAGAGATTTCAATTATTATCATCTTAGAGAAACATCAAATAGAATTATCGATTCTGTTGAAACCTATCAACATCTGCATTATTGA
- the rpsA gene encoding 30S ribosomal protein S1 — protein sequence MAETKTQEVADVATLEDFNWDVVGNKHNNYTKAEKEKLESLYEKTLRTISDAEVMEGTVVTKNNKEVVVNIGYKSDGVVALSEFRYNPDLKVGDTVEVYIENQEDKTGQLVLSHKKARAMKSWDRVNDALNNDEIIKGLVKCRTKGGLIVDVFGIEAFLPGSQIDVKPIRDYDIYVNKTMEFKVVKINNEFKNVVVSHKALIEAELEQQKKDIISKLEKGQVLEGTVKNITSYGVFIDLGGVDGLIHITDLSWGRINHPEEIVKLDSKINVVILDFDNDKKRIALGLKQLTSHPWDALDAKLQIGDKVKGKVVVIADYGAFLEIAPGVEGLVHVSEMSWSQHLRSAQDFFKVGDEIEAQILTLDREERKMSLGVKQLSPDPWADIINKYPKGSKHTGTVRNFTNFGIFVELEEGVDGLVHISDLSWSKKIKHPLEFAKAGDKLEVVVLEVDAETRRLSLGHKQLEDNPWDVFETVFTVDSIHKGTILSVNDKGAVISLPYGVEGFAPTRHLVKLDGKSAGVDEVIDFMVLEFSKENRKIIVSHAKINDAKMVEEKVAKTAEKKAAFNETKSAVKKVKDNQEKTTLGDLSVLSNLKKEMEQTEKKGDSKE from the coding sequence ATGGCAGAAACAAAAACACAAGAAGTAGCAGATGTTGCTACATTAGAAGATTTCAATTGGGATGTGGTTGGAAACAAACACAACAATTACACAAAAGCTGAGAAAGAAAAATTAGAGTCTCTTTACGAAAAGACATTAAGAACTATTTCGGATGCAGAGGTGATGGAAGGTACTGTTGTTACGAAAAACAACAAAGAAGTAGTTGTAAATATTGGATATAAATCTGACGGAGTTGTTGCTCTTTCAGAATTTAGATACAATCCCGACTTAAAAGTTGGCGATACTGTTGAAGTTTATATCGAAAACCAAGAAGACAAAACCGGTCAATTAGTTTTATCGCATAAAAAAGCTCGCGCCATGAAATCATGGGACAGAGTTAACGATGCGCTTAACAATGACGAAATTATTAAAGGTTTGGTTAAATGCCGTACCAAAGGTGGTCTTATTGTTGATGTATTTGGAATTGAAGCGTTTTTACCGGGTTCTCAAATTGATGTTAAACCAATTAGAGATTACGATATCTACGTTAACAAAACAATGGAGTTTAAGGTTGTTAAAATTAATAACGAATTTAAAAACGTTGTTGTTTCTCACAAAGCTCTTATCGAGGCAGAACTTGAACAACAGAAAAAAGATATTATTTCTAAATTAGAAAAAGGACAAGTATTAGAAGGTACTGTTAAAAACATTACTTCTTACGGTGTGTTTATCGATTTAGGTGGGGTAGATGGATTAATCCATATTACCGACTTATCTTGGGGTAGAATTAACCATCCTGAAGAAATTGTAAAACTTGATTCGAAAATAAACGTAGTAATTCTTGATTTTGATAACGATAAAAAGAGAATTGCACTTGGATTGAAACAACTTACATCTCATCCTTGGGATGCTTTAGATGCTAAATTACAAATTGGCGATAAAGTAAAAGGTAAAGTTGTTGTTATTGCTGATTATGGTGCATTTTTAGAAATAGCTCCTGGCGTAGAAGGCTTGGTTCACGTTTCTGAAATGTCATGGTCTCAACATTTAAGAAGTGCACAAGACTTCTTTAAAGTAGGTGACGAAATTGAAGCACAAATTTTAACTCTAGATAGAGAAGAAAGAAAAATGTCTTTAGGCGTTAAGCAACTTTCTCCGGATCCTTGGGCTGACATTATCAATAAATATCCAAAAGGTTCTAAACATACCGGTACAGTTCGCAACTTTACCAACTTTGGTATATTTGTTGAGTTAGAAGAAGGTGTAGATGGATTAGTTCACATTTCTGATTTGTCTTGGTCTAAAAAAATAAAACATCCATTAGAATTTGCAAAAGCTGGCGATAAGTTAGAGGTTGTAGTTCTAGAAGTAGATGCTGAAACAAGAAGATTAAGCTTAGGTCATAAACAATTAGAAGACAATCCTTGGGATGTATTTGAAACAGTGTTTACTGTTGATTCTATTCACAAAGGAACAATTTTAAGTGTAAATGATAAAGGTGCTGTTATTTCATTACCATACGGTGTAGAAGGATTTGCTCCAACTCGTCATTTGGTTAAGTTAGATGGAAAATCAGCAGGTGTTGATGAGGTTATAGATTTTATGGTTCTTGAGTTTTCAAAAGAAAACAGAAAGATAATCGTTTCTCATGCAAAGATTAACGATGCTAAAATGGTTGAAGAAAAAGTAGCTAAAACTGCTGAGAAAAAAGCAGCATTTAACGAAACTAAATCAGCTGTTAAAAAAGTAAAAGATAACCAAGAAAAAACAACCTTAGGAGATTTGTCTGTTCTTTCTAATTTGAAGAAAGAAATGGAACAAACCGAAAAAAAAGGTGATTCTAAAGAATAG